DNA from Terriglobales bacterium:
CGAGCACGACGAACACTATCTAACGGTCAAGGACGATGGCGACGGCGTTCCTCGCGATGCGAACGGACTGCCTGACTTCAAGTACGTCGCAACTCATATCTGCGACTCGGTCAAGCGACGCCTGAAGGCAGACGGTGCTGGACTCGGCTTACAAGGGGAATTTGGCATCGGTCTGTTGAGCTTCTGGACCGTGGGCGACACGCTCACGATGACTTCTACAAGTTCCGACGAGCGT
Protein-coding regions in this window:
- a CDS encoding ATP-binding protein; the protein is MAKTSVTKSKESESGKLRIGDDWNAIRIIALSQSNPLKAIAELVENSIDAHAKTIAITRGREHDEHYLTVKDDGDGVPRDANGLPDFKYVATHICDSVKRRLKADGAGLGLQGEFGIGLLSFWTVGDTLTMTSTSSDER